One Deinococcus cellulosilyticus NBRC 106333 = KACC 11606 genomic window carries:
- a CDS encoding HD domain-containing phosphohydrolase: MDHNSASASRLSGSAFSPNDQIETLLRESRSLLEKHPAQSLAKAQEALQMAELTGLFIPEALTHLSDSYRGIGQFQHSMDAARRALPMMAPDHPEYPRLLMSMGASATFLSLHSEGMSYLMQSLELARSREDRPLEFRVLNGIGANYVDIGELEQGAEHFRKALQVASQSQEISQDSVSMLNYNLSVTLNMQGKTQEALEPANRAIEIARHTGSAKRMAAALLQRGFLLLDLHQTLQAEQALLESLNISTEIEDPVTQQSCYLGLGKVKIALGQLREAVPLLEAAINPKYQTHYETQRAYIELIALHKNLHQYESALQRYEESIQLERELNNKQTDDRFQELEVKYRTELALREKAQAEKEREWLKGRNQMLKDLVQQRTEALERSQLEMLEALTTAGEHRDGETAQHTERVGEISKKVALKLGMSEVLAERVRVASKLHDIGKIAIPDEILLKPGKLTPEEYEQMKQHTLIGAQILSKSSSIMIRLACQIALSHHERWDGKGYPNGLFGEHIPIEARIVAIADVFDALTHVRPYKRAWTREEALREIQKAAGTQFDPWVVKAFLEVVE; encoded by the coding sequence ATGGATCACAATTCTGCTTCTGCTTCGCGTCTGTCCGGTTCAGCATTCAGCCCCAACGATCAGATCGAGACCCTGCTGAGAGAGTCCCGATCGCTGCTTGAAAAACATCCCGCCCAGTCTCTGGCGAAAGCCCAGGAAGCCCTGCAAATGGCTGAACTCACTGGCCTTTTCATTCCTGAAGCCCTCACCCACCTCTCCGACAGCTACCGGGGCATCGGGCAATTCCAGCACAGCATGGATGCGGCCCGTCGCGCTCTGCCCATGATGGCCCCCGACCATCCCGAGTATCCCCGCCTGCTGATGAGCATGGGGGCCTCCGCCACCTTTCTGAGCCTGCACTCTGAAGGGATGTCCTACCTGATGCAAAGCCTGGAACTGGCCAGAAGCAGAGAGGACCGCCCATTGGAATTCCGGGTGCTGAATGGCATCGGGGCAAACTACGTGGACATCGGAGAACTGGAGCAGGGAGCAGAGCACTTCCGCAAAGCCCTGCAGGTGGCCTCCCAGAGCCAGGAGATCTCGCAGGATTCGGTGAGCATGCTCAATTACAACCTCTCGGTGACCCTGAACATGCAGGGCAAAACCCAGGAGGCACTTGAACCTGCCAACCGGGCCATCGAGATTGCCCGGCACACCGGGAGTGCCAAGCGCATGGCCGCTGCCCTGCTGCAAAGGGGTTTCTTGCTCCTTGATCTGCACCAGACCCTGCAGGCGGAACAGGCCCTGCTGGAATCACTGAACATCAGCACCGAAATTGAAGATCCTGTGACCCAGCAGAGCTGCTACCTCGGCCTCGGGAAGGTGAAGATTGCCCTGGGACAGCTCAGAGAAGCTGTGCCCCTGCTGGAAGCCGCCATCAACCCGAAGTACCAGACCCACTACGAAACCCAGCGGGCGTACATCGAACTGATTGCCCTGCACAAGAACCTTCACCAGTATGAATCTGCCCTGCAGCGTTATGAAGAAAGCATTCAGCTGGAACGGGAACTGAACAACAAGCAGACCGATGACCGTTTTCAGGAACTGGAAGTCAAATACCGCACTGAACTGGCCCTGCGTGAGAAAGCCCAGGCCGAAAAGGAACGGGAATGGCTCAAAGGGCGCAACCAGATGCTCAAGGATCTGGTGCAGCAGCGCACCGAAGCCCTGGAACGCAGCCAGCTTGAGATGCTCGAAGCCCTCACCACCGCAGGGGAACACCGCGACGGGGAGACCGCGCAGCACACCGAGCGGGTGGGAGAGATCAGCAAGAAAGTGGCCCTGAAACTCGGCATGTCCGAAGTGCTCGCTGAACGGGTGCGGGTGGCCTCCAAACTGCACGACATCGGCAAAATCGCCATTCCCGATGAGATTCTGCTCAAACCCGGCAAACTGACCCCTGAAGAGTACGAGCAGATGAAACAGCACACCCTGATCGGGGCGCAGATCCTCTCCAAGAGCTCATCGATCATGATCCGACTGGCCTGCCAGATTGCCCTCAGCCACCACGAGCGCTGGGATGGCAAGGGGTACCCCAATGGCCTGTTTGGAGAGCACATCCCCATTGAGGCCCGCATTGTGGCCATTGCAGATGTGTTTGATGCCCTGACCCATGTGCGTCCTTACAAGAGGGCCTGGACCCGCGAAGAAGCCCTGCGGGAAATCCAGAAGGCCGCAGGAACCCAGTTTGATCCCTGGGTGGTGAAGGCATTTCTGGAAGTGGTGGAGTAA